In the Burkholderia multivorans ATCC BAA-247 genome, TTCTTCACGCGCATCCACGGGCCGCCGTCGATCAGCTCGCCGCCGAATTCCTTCTGCGCGAGCGCGTACCCGGCGTCACGGAACAGGCCTTCCGTGAACTTCATGATGTTGCCCTTGTGCACCAGCGTGACCGACTTGCGATCGTTGTCGATCGCGTACTGGATCGCCTTGCGCACGAGCCGCTCGGTGCCTTCCGTCGACACGGGCTTCACGCCGATCCCCGACGTTTCCGGGAAGCGGATCTTCTTCACGCCCATCTCGTCGCGCAGGAACGCGATCACCTTCTTCGCCTGCTCCGAACCGGCCGGCCATTCGATGCCGGCGTAGATGTCTTCCGAGTTCTCGCGGAAGATCACCATGTCGATCTTTTCCGGCTCGCGCACCGGTGACGGCACGCCCTTGAAGTACCGCACCGGCCGCAGGCACACGTACAGATCGAGCTCCTGGCGCAGCGCGACGTTCAGCGAACGGATGCCGCCGCCGACCGGCGTCGTCAGCGGCCCCTTGATCGACACGACGTATTCCTTCAGCACCTGCAGCGTCTCGTCCGGCAGCCACACGTCCGGACCGTACACCTTGGTCGCCTTCTCGCCCGCGTAGATCTCCATCCAGTGGATCTTGCGCTTGCCCTTGTACGCCGCCTCGACCGCCGCATCGACCACCTTGATCATGACCGGCGTGATGTCGAAGCCCGTCCCGTCGCCTTCGATATAGGGAATGATCGGCTGATCGGAAACGTTGAGCGTGAAATCCTGGTTGACGGTGATCTTGTCACCGCCGTCCGGAACCTTGATGTGCTGATACGGCATGATCGACTCCAGTGACGTGGCTGAGCAGGTGTTGCTGGTCGAAGCTGCGCGCGCCGCAGGAGCAAGGCCTGAGCTCCTCCGGCGCCGACAGCGAGCCGCTATTCTAGCGCCCCAACCGGGCACGGCGGCACGAAGCGCGGTGCTGCGTATCAAGTCTTCACTTATGTCTTATATAAGACAGATGACTTGCCGTTCCGTATTATGCATTAAGATTCCGCCATTTGCCATAGAGCGCCCGCCGCCCCGCGCGCCGCGGGCCTGCGTGCCGCCCATGACCCTGATCGCCCTCAACAAGCCGTTCGGCACGATTTGCCAGTTTTCCGCGCACGAAACGCGGCCGTCGCTCGGCGACTGGGTAAAAGCGCCCGGCGTCTATCCGGCCGGCCGCCTCGACGCGGACAGCGAAGGCCTGCTGCTGCTCACCGACGACGGCGCGCTGCAGGCGCGCATCGCGGAGCCGCGCCACAAGCTCGTGAAACGCTACTGGGCGCAGGTCGAGGGCGCGCCGGGCCCAGCCGACCTGAAAGCGCTCGCGCGCGGCGTCGATCTCGGCGACTACGTGACGCGCCCGTGCCGCGCCGAATTCATCGAACCGCCCGAGACGCTATGGCCGCGCAACCCGCCGATCCGCTACCGCGCGGCGATCCCGACGACCTGGATCGAACTCGCGATCACCGAAGGCAAGAACCGGCAGGTGCGCAGGATGACCGCGGCGGTCGGCTTCCCGACGTTGCGCCTCGTGCGCGTCGGCATCGGCGCGCTCGACATATTCGCGCTCGGCATTGCACCCGGCGAAACAATCGCGCTGCCGCCGCGCGCGCCGTGGGACGGTTTCGCACGCGCAACCTGAGCGGCACGACGCGCGCGCACTTTTCCTCATCTTTTTCGTCAACCGCCTGCGAAGATCGCGCGTTAAACGACGCAGATGCCACCCTGAGCTATCCGGCATTGGCGGCCGAATCCGCGTTTGCGTCACGAAACCGACGTTTTCGTCGAATACGATTCGGCGCCCGCAGCGCAAAGAGAAATTTCTCGGA is a window encoding:
- the icd gene encoding NADP-dependent isocitrate dehydrogenase, whose protein sequence is MPYQHIKVPDGGDKITVNQDFTLNVSDQPIIPYIEGDGTGFDITPVMIKVVDAAVEAAYKGKRKIHWMEIYAGEKATKVYGPDVWLPDETLQVLKEYVVSIKGPLTTPVGGGIRSLNVALRQELDLYVCLRPVRYFKGVPSPVREPEKIDMVIFRENSEDIYAGIEWPAGSEQAKKVIAFLRDEMGVKKIRFPETSGIGVKPVSTEGTERLVRKAIQYAIDNDRKSVTLVHKGNIMKFTEGLFRDAGYALAQKEFGGELIDGGPWMRVKNPKTGGEIVIKDSIADAFLQQILLRPAEYDVIATLNLNGDYISDALAAQVGGIGIAPGANLSDSVAMFEATHGTAPKYAGKDYVNPGSEILSAEMMLRHLGWTEAADTIIAAMEKSILQKRVTYDFARLMEGATQVSCSGFGEVLIENM
- a CDS encoding pseudouridine synthase; this translates as MTLIALNKPFGTICQFSAHETRPSLGDWVKAPGVYPAGRLDADSEGLLLLTDDGALQARIAEPRHKLVKRYWAQVEGAPGPADLKALARGVDLGDYVTRPCRAEFIEPPETLWPRNPPIRYRAAIPTTWIELAITEGKNRQVRRMTAAVGFPTLRLVRVGIGALDIFALGIAPGETIALPPRAPWDGFARAT